One genomic segment of Streptomyces sp. NBC_00239 includes these proteins:
- a CDS encoding sensor histidine kinase, whose product MVTPIAATPTIRPHRHDVLIAVSGLLTGLLLWGLGVHENAGRPGLPDRASLLPLAVAAGAALLRRTRPRIALAAGTAALAADLFTVGNLATVLLFTDLVYAAVLYGPPAQARWLPVATGLLSVAATAGALAWLERPEAVLIGVLTALVTFAPALTGASVRHHRDAADAARLRAEQTALLAEMDRTQAVAAERARMARELHDMVAGHLSAIAIHSTAALSIDSPQTSREALGVIRENSVQGLAEMRRLIGLLRDAGGGDPAQGAAVPSLDGLGALLAQAGAGGAASGLEFRLEDARPPGGPLPAPVELAAYRIVQESVTNALKHAAPGRVTVRVERSAGLLTVRVDSPHGRRPGPRAPGSGAGLVGMRERTALLGGVFEAGPAGPGTWRVRASLPADEKGAGA is encoded by the coding sequence GTGGTGACCCCGATCGCGGCGACCCCGACCATCCGACCCCACCGGCACGACGTGCTGATCGCGGTGTCCGGGCTGCTCACGGGACTGCTCCTGTGGGGCCTGGGCGTGCACGAGAACGCCGGCCGCCCGGGCCTGCCCGACCGGGCCAGCCTGCTGCCGCTGGCGGTGGCCGCGGGCGCGGCCCTGCTGCGCCGCACCCGGCCGCGGATCGCGCTGGCGGCCGGGACCGCCGCGCTGGCCGCCGACCTGTTCACGGTCGGGAACCTCGCCACCGTGCTGCTGTTCACGGACCTCGTCTACGCGGCCGTTCTCTACGGGCCGCCCGCGCAGGCCCGGTGGCTACCCGTGGCCACCGGCCTCCTCTCGGTCGCCGCGACCGCGGGCGCCCTGGCCTGGCTGGAGCGGCCGGAGGCCGTGCTGATCGGCGTGCTGACCGCGCTCGTCACCTTCGCTCCGGCACTGACCGGCGCCTCGGTGCGCCACCACCGGGACGCCGCCGACGCGGCCCGGCTGCGTGCCGAGCAGACCGCTCTGCTGGCGGAGATGGACCGGACCCAGGCGGTGGCCGCGGAGCGGGCCCGGATGGCGCGCGAGTTGCACGACATGGTCGCGGGCCACCTGTCCGCCATCGCGATCCACTCCACGGCCGCGCTGTCCATCGACTCCCCGCAGACCAGCCGTGAGGCGCTGGGGGTGATCCGTGAGAACAGCGTCCAGGGTCTGGCCGAGATGCGCCGCCTGATCGGGCTGCTGCGGGACGCGGGCGGCGGCGATCCTGCGCAGGGCGCGGCCGTGCCCTCCCTCGACGGGCTCGGGGCGCTGCTGGCGCAGGCCGGGGCGGGTGGTGCGGCGAGCGGGCTGGAGTTCCGCCTGGAGGACGCCCGGCCGCCGGGTGGGCCGCTGCCGGCGCCCGTGGAGCTGGCGGCGTACAGGATCGTCCAGGAGTCCGTCACGAACGCCCTGAAGCACGCGGCGCCGGGCCGGGTCACCGTCCGGGTCGAGCGTTCAGCCGGACTGCTGACCGTACGGGTGGACAGCCCGCACGGCCGTCGGCCGGGGCCGCGGGCGCCGGGTTCGGGCGCCGGGCTGGTGGGCATGCGGGAGCGTACGGCCCTGCTGGGCGGCGTGTTCGAGGCCGGGCCGGCCGGGCCGGGCACATGGCGGGTGCGGGCGTCCTTGCCCGCCGACGAGAAGGGG